One window from the genome of Paenibacillus azoreducens encodes:
- a CDS encoding peptidoglycan D,D-transpeptidase FtsI family protein gives MDNENKHSLNVRINMFFFGTFIIFCIVIVRLAMIQFVEAPTLTEKEANQNTKNIPLPPDRGNICDVTGVKLAYSKPVQSLYITLMKDYNKTTDKGKKNRSEIENVAERMAAAFKQLGGQKAKAMTKEEIIEAMDLESKRDNGYTPRRIKMGLDQKEIQYFMEHKSDFPGIEIIEETLRLYDPDTVSVQTVGYVKSFKRTESLKAYDKARQESKDGTKPDETYMKDELVGFDGIELSFQDELRGKNGYKVMSISSANIPEEVVDIVPPVKGNDVWLTIHKEIQMKTEQAIRDQLDWLGTHAVSGKTHPEAVTGYAVAMEVDTGNVVAMASIPDYDTNIWKTGAASTADFDKLKGNYQNGAITPLSSGKSKHGFDSAVLLGSTIKPLSVLVGLNEKLFTTTTTYNDTGITYFGKEQKPVRNSGGHAYGFFRTPADAIEKSSNVFMVDMVGNSLYKKFGNSGVGVWDRYMKEFGLGVSTGIDLPREYLGTIDYRPAEGKKNTIGSPQAALVYASFGQGGKYTPLQLAQYTATLANDGERIKPQIVSKITDASGKVVKQSKREVLNKVKLDPSYWKLIRRGMNTKVDEAFAGFPYDFARKTGTSQQDAGRDGLIDNGVFIAYAPRNNPKLAVAVVIPEGGFGASSAAPVARKIFDAYDEVYGLDGVPKKQLQNQSAGNEAEKAKGAKDNTAH, from the coding sequence ATGGATAATGAAAACAAACATAGCTTGAACGTCCGGATCAATATGTTTTTTTTCGGAACTTTTATTATCTTTTGCATTGTTATTGTCCGGCTTGCCATGATCCAGTTTGTTGAAGCTCCTACGTTAACCGAGAAAGAGGCCAATCAGAATACGAAAAATATTCCGCTTCCGCCGGATCGCGGTAATATTTGCGATGTTACCGGGGTTAAGCTGGCGTATTCGAAGCCTGTTCAATCCTTATATATTACGCTTATGAAGGATTACAACAAAACTACGGATAAAGGGAAGAAAAATCGTTCGGAGATCGAAAACGTGGCGGAACGGATGGCCGCCGCATTCAAGCAGCTTGGCGGCCAAAAGGCCAAAGCTATGACCAAGGAAGAAATTATCGAGGCGATGGATCTCGAATCCAAGCGGGATAACGGATATACGCCTAGGCGAATCAAAATGGGATTGGATCAGAAAGAGATTCAATATTTTATGGAGCATAAATCCGACTTTCCCGGCATTGAAATCATCGAAGAGACGCTTCGGCTGTACGATCCGGATACGGTGTCCGTGCAGACTGTGGGATACGTCAAATCATTTAAACGGACGGAAAGCCTGAAAGCATATGATAAAGCCCGGCAGGAAAGCAAGGACGGCACGAAACCGGATGAAACGTACATGAAGGATGAGCTCGTCGGCTTTGACGGCATTGAGTTGTCCTTTCAGGACGAGCTTCGGGGGAAAAACGGCTACAAGGTCATGTCAATCAGTTCCGCCAACATCCCGGAAGAAGTGGTGGATATCGTACCTCCGGTGAAAGGGAATGACGTATGGCTGACGATCCATAAAGAAATCCAGATGAAAACGGAGCAGGCGATCAGGGATCAGCTTGATTGGCTCGGCACCCATGCGGTATCCGGCAAGACGCATCCCGAAGCCGTTACCGGCTACGCGGTCGCGATGGAAGTCGACACCGGCAATGTTGTGGCCATGGCGAGCATACCCGATTACGATACGAATATATGGAAAACGGGTGCGGCATCTACGGCGGATTTCGATAAATTAAAAGGGAATTATCAAAACGGCGCCATTACTCCGCTCAGCTCTGGCAAATCGAAACATGGCTTTGATTCGGCTGTTTTGCTCGGGTCGACGATTAAACCGCTGAGCGTGCTCGTGGGGTTAAACGAAAAGCTTTTTACGACAACTACGACTTACAATGACACAGGGATTACCTATTTCGGGAAGGAGCAAAAACCTGTCCGCAATTCCGGTGGACACGCATATGGTTTTTTTCGCACGCCTGCCGATGCCATCGAGAAGTCTTCCAACGTGTTTATGGTCGATATGGTAGGTAACAGTTTATATAAAAAGTTCGGGAATAGTGGTGTCGGTGTTTGGGATAGGTATATGAAAGAATTTGGGCTTGGCGTATCGACAGGGATTGACCTTCCTAGAGAATATCTGGGGACGATCGATTATAGACCTGCCGAAGGTAAAAAGAATACGATCGGCAGCCCTCAGGCTGCGCTTGTTTACGCTTCCTTCGGTCAAGGCGGCAAATATACGCCGCTGCAGCTGGCCCAGTACACCGCCACGCTTGCAAATGATGGAGAGCGCATCAAGCCGCAAATCGTCAGCAAAATAACGGATGCGAGCGGCAAGGTTGTTAAGCAAAGCAAACGCGAAGTATTAAATAAGGTGAAACTCGACCCTTCGTATTGGAAACTGATCCGAAGAGGGATGAATACGAAAGTAGACGAAGCCTTCGCTGGATTCCCCTATGACTTTGCCAGAAAAACCGGCACATCGCAGCAGGATGCAGGGCGAGACGGGCTTATAGACAATGGCGTATTTATCGCCTACGCCCCGCGTAACAATCCAAAGCTGGCGGTAGCGGTCGTCATTCCGGAAGGCGGATTCGGCGCATCCAGCGCCGCGCCGGTAGCGCGCAAAATTTTCGATGCTTATGATGAGGT